In the Topomyia yanbarensis strain Yona2022 chromosome 3, ASM3024719v1, whole genome shotgun sequence genome, one interval contains:
- the LOC131692940 gene encoding lysozyme c-1-like, whose protein sequence is MPLNHPKFITATVCTVLIICTVVGEAKIFTKCELAKELGKNGISRTFYGNWICLANAESGMNTTKVTKLPNLTSSFGIFQINSKEWCREGRKGGKCNMKCEDLLDDNISDDIDCSKKIQMQYGFNGWNVWQKKCKGKELPNISNCNV, encoded by the exons ATGCCTCTGAATCATCCAAAATTTATCACAGCCACTGTGTGTACTGTGCTGATAATCTGCACCGTGGTGGGCGAAGcgaagattttcaccaaatgTGAACTGGCGAAGGAACTGGGCAAGAATGGTATTTCGCGCACCTTCTACGGCAACTGGATCTGTCTGGCCAACGCAGAGAGTGGCATGAACACAACCAAAGTGACAAAGTTGCCCAATCTAACCAGCAGCTTCGGGATCTTCCAGATCAACAGCAAGGAATGGTGCCGCGAGGGACGCAAGGGTGGCAAGTGTAATATGAAATGTGAAG ATTTACTGGACGATAACATTAGCGACGATATCGATTGTTCCAAGAAGATCCAGATGCAGTACGGCTTCAATGGTTGGAACGTTTGGCAGAAGAAGTGCAAGGGCAAGGAACTACCCAATATTTCCAATTGCAATGTTTAG